A region from the Oceanidesulfovibrio marinus genome encodes:
- a CDS encoding phage tail sheath family protein gives MSAYQHGVYALEVPTSILPPRRISASIPVVFGTAPIEDKDPAERKINEPVLCYTYTEFVAAFGESDDWQSYSLCEFARSQFGLYGVAPVVFVNVYDPAKHTTDEEPDPLQVTSADIIGGIDANTGKLTGLELINEVFTRFRVVPGLICAPGWSHDPAVAIAMAAKATDINGLFKAVALVDIPDDTVPYYPDVAGYKNDNNLTDPNMIVCWPKVKLGDEVFHMSTQLAGLIGDVDEQSGDVPYRSPSNNRLYADSAVAGGEEVWLGLDQANYLNSQGVVTALNFVGGWKLWGNRTACYPSVTDPKDAFIPIRRFFSWHANTFILTYFQKVDWPVTRRLIQTIIDSENIRLNGFRAMEIILGGRIVFVEDENPVTDLMDGIIRFHTYLTPPSPAREIVNTLEYDPEYLQNLFS, from the coding sequence ATGAGCGCGTATCAACACGGCGTCTACGCCCTCGAGGTGCCCACGTCGATACTGCCCCCGCGCAGGATCTCGGCATCGATACCCGTAGTATTCGGCACCGCCCCGATCGAGGACAAGGATCCTGCCGAGCGCAAGATCAACGAGCCAGTGCTTTGTTACACCTACACCGAGTTCGTTGCAGCATTTGGCGAGAGCGACGACTGGCAGAGCTACTCGCTCTGCGAGTTCGCCCGCTCACAGTTCGGGCTGTACGGCGTGGCCCCGGTGGTCTTCGTCAACGTCTACGACCCCGCGAAGCATACTACCGACGAAGAGCCGGATCCCCTGCAGGTGACCTCCGCGGACATCATCGGCGGCATCGACGCGAACACCGGCAAGCTGACGGGCCTGGAACTCATCAACGAAGTGTTCACGCGGTTCCGGGTCGTTCCCGGCCTGATCTGCGCCCCCGGCTGGTCCCATGATCCGGCCGTGGCTATTGCCATGGCCGCGAAGGCCACGGACATCAACGGCTTGTTCAAGGCCGTCGCCCTGGTCGATATCCCTGACGACACCGTGCCGTACTACCCCGACGTCGCCGGGTACAAGAACGACAACAACCTGACCGACCCGAATATGATCGTGTGTTGGCCCAAGGTGAAACTCGGCGATGAGGTTTTCCACATGTCCACCCAGCTGGCCGGGCTGATCGGGGACGTGGACGAACAGAGTGGAGACGTGCCGTACCGCTCGCCTTCCAACAACCGCTTGTATGCGGACTCTGCAGTGGCCGGCGGCGAGGAAGTCTGGCTCGGTCTTGACCAGGCCAACTACCTGAACAGCCAGGGCGTGGTCACCGCGCTGAACTTTGTCGGCGGGTGGAAGCTGTGGGGCAACCGGACTGCATGCTACCCCAGCGTCACCGATCCCAAGGACGCCTTTATTCCGATCCGCCGGTTCTTCAGCTGGCACGCGAACACCTTCATTCTGACCTACTTCCAGAAGGTCGACTGGCCTGTTACCCGCCGCCTGATCCAGACGATCATCGACAGCGAGAACATCCGGCTGAACGGCTTCCGCGCCATGGAGATCATCCTGGGCGGGCGCATCGTGTTTGTGGAAGACGAAAACCCGGTAACCGACCTGATGGACGGCATCATCCGCTTCCACACCTACCTGACCCCGCCTTCGCCGGCGCGGGAGATCGTCAACACCCTGGAGTACGACCCCGAGTATCTCCAAAACCTGTTTTCGTAA
- a CDS encoding lytic transglycosylase domain-containing protein produces the protein MKQRLHELATTIALRHNLPPALVCAMITVESGWDATACRLEPHYRYLWDVRSNAPFRRITAAESASETAPPDFPAPAGVGRHTEWQHQQTSFGLLQIMGAVARERGCTAPFLTTLCEPEIGLEYGCRHLAHYAFACRYLERFGWAGVCRAYNGGPYAAVHNTNPEYPQKVLAALSGQWPQS, from the coding sequence GTGAAACAGAGGCTTCATGAACTCGCCACCACGATAGCTCTGCGGCACAACCTACCGCCGGCGCTCGTTTGCGCCATGATCACCGTGGAGTCCGGCTGGGACGCCACGGCCTGCCGGCTGGAGCCCCATTACCGCTACTTGTGGGATGTGCGCAGCAACGCGCCATTCCGCCGGATCACTGCGGCGGAGAGCGCCAGCGAAACCGCGCCGCCGGATTTTCCTGCCCCGGCCGGTGTGGGCCGCCACACCGAGTGGCAGCACCAGCAGACCAGTTTCGGGCTGCTCCAGATTATGGGCGCGGTGGCGCGGGAGCGCGGCTGCACGGCTCCCTTCCTGACAACGCTATGCGAGCCCGAGATCGGCCTGGAGTACGGTTGCCGGCACCTGGCCCACTACGCCTTCGCCTGCCGTTATCTCGAACGCTTTGGCTGGGCCGGCGTCTGCCGCGCCTACAACGGCGGTCCGTATGCGGCCGTCCACAATACCAATCCCGAGTACCCGCAAAAGGTCCTGGCCGCCCTGAGCGGCCAGTGGCCGCAATCATAA
- a CDS encoding phage holin family protein → MFKEVFVDHVTLKSIFAAIGSCSAWLLGGINAALLALTVLYVTDFVLGFYRAWNAGTYSSSRFRRGLGKFLLYVLVIMSAHMLDLSLADPLPFVSSYVRDFMVAFICINEFLSVCRHLGELGMRVPRKLIVKLESFQEQEGEK, encoded by the coding sequence ATGTTCAAAGAAGTGTTCGTAGACCATGTGACGCTGAAGTCCATTTTCGCCGCGATCGGCAGCTGTTCGGCGTGGCTGCTCGGGGGCATCAACGCGGCGCTGCTGGCGCTGACGGTTCTGTACGTCACGGACTTCGTTCTCGGGTTCTACCGCGCGTGGAACGCAGGCACGTACAGCAGCAGCCGCTTCCGCCGCGGGCTGGGCAAGTTTCTTCTGTACGTCCTGGTCATCATGTCGGCGCACATGCTCGACCTGTCCCTGGCCGATCCGCTGCCGTTCGTATCCAGCTACGTGCGCGACTTCATGGTCGCCTTCATCTGCATCAACGAATTTCTGTCCGTGTGCCGCCATCTGGGAGAGCTCGGGATGCGCGTTCCCCGGAAGCTCATCGTCAAGCTGGAATCGTTTCAGGAGCAGGAGGGAGAAAAGTGA
- a CDS encoding phage baseplate assembly protein V, with the protein MVNDIVRRLEALEAVVMRMIRVGVVTSILPEKGTVRVQLPDVHAGGTPLVTRELPVRFDKTCQDKQYQMPDVGEHVLCLFLPNGQEQGCVIGAIYSEADTVPVADPDKRHIRFRDGTWLEYDRKRHELTGHIVDGSAELTIDRDLTADVGGTAVARIGEDLFVDVEGNAIVTAGGELTAESATTIQVVAPLIRLVGNVTTTGADGDLVTVERRADELHIGDVEQRGDYLLKGKLHVTDLIVDNPIDGTLGGGA; encoded by the coding sequence ATGGTAAACGACATAGTACGCCGCCTTGAAGCCCTGGAGGCCGTGGTCATGCGCATGATCCGCGTCGGCGTCGTGACCTCCATACTGCCGGAAAAAGGCACGGTCCGCGTGCAGCTGCCCGACGTGCATGCAGGCGGCACGCCTCTGGTGACTCGCGAGCTGCCCGTCCGCTTCGACAAAACCTGCCAGGACAAACAGTACCAGATGCCCGACGTGGGCGAGCACGTGCTGTGCCTGTTCCTGCCCAACGGCCAGGAGCAGGGCTGCGTCATCGGCGCCATCTACTCGGAAGCGGACACGGTGCCCGTGGCGGATCCGGACAAGCGCCACATCCGCTTCAGGGATGGGACCTGGCTCGAGTACGACCGCAAGCGGCATGAACTGACCGGCCACATCGTGGACGGCAGCGCTGAATTGACCATCGATCGCGATCTGACGGCGGATGTGGGCGGCACGGCTGTGGCCAGGATCGGCGAGGACCTCTTCGTGGACGTCGAGGGCAACGCGATAGTCACGGCCGGGGGCGAGCTGACAGCCGAGTCAGCTACAACCATCCAGGTTGTGGCTCCGCTGATCCGCCTGGTCGGCAACGTGACCACTACCGGAGCCGATGGCGACCTGGTCACGGTGGAACGGCGCGCCGACGAGCTGCACATAGGCGACGTGGAGCAGCGCGGCGACTACCTGCTGAAAGGGAAGCTGCACGTCACCGACCTGATCGTGGACAACCCCATCGACGGAACACTTGGCGGGGGCGCGTGA
- a CDS encoding tail protein X, which yields MPSTYTTSQGEAWDSIARAVLGSEHLLHLLLDANPAHRGTLVFSAGVVLQIPDVNSANVETVTPPWRRDAI from the coding sequence ATGCCTAGCACCTACACGACTTCCCAGGGTGAGGCCTGGGACTCCATCGCGCGGGCCGTTCTGGGCAGCGAGCATCTGCTGCACCTCCTGCTCGACGCCAACCCCGCGCACCGGGGCACCCTGGTTTTTTCCGCCGGGGTTGTCCTGCAGATCCCGGACGTCAACTCCGCCAACGTCGAAACCGTAACCCCACCCTGGAGGCGCGATGCAATCTAG
- a CDS encoding baseplate assembly protein, whose amino-acid sequence MSSPTPSTALDKIQFCETDASAVEAEIITAYEAIAEQKLYPGDPVRLFLESLAYIIVQQRFLIDWSAKQNLVRFSIGPYLDELGALLRTTRLGDQCARTTLRFTLAAPLDWAVPIPAGTRATADGQLMWALDETAVINAGETSIDALATCSVAGTIGNGLVAGQINQLVDPVAYISKVANVAVSLGGTDVEGDERYRQRVQLAPERLAVCGPAGAYRYHALTAHQDVSDVAVVSPEPGRVDVYPLCNGAPPSTEILTAVRAALTHEEVRPLTDVVRVLPPEPVAYDVDCTWWIDPGDAAQVAVIQNRVATAAKNYVAWQASRLGRDLNPSRLTAMLVEAGASQVDVALPVAIGLAAHELATVGSVRCVFGGIKG is encoded by the coding sequence ATGAGTAGTCCCACGCCCTCCACGGCATTGGACAAAATCCAGTTTTGCGAGACCGACGCCAGCGCGGTCGAAGCCGAGATCATCACGGCCTATGAAGCCATCGCAGAGCAGAAGCTCTACCCGGGCGATCCGGTCCGGCTGTTCCTGGAGTCCCTGGCCTACATCATCGTGCAGCAACGCTTTTTGATCGATTGGTCCGCCAAGCAAAATCTGGTTCGTTTCTCCATCGGCCCCTACCTCGACGAGCTGGGCGCGCTCCTGCGGACAACGCGGCTGGGTGATCAGTGCGCCAGGACCACACTGCGCTTCACCTTGGCTGCGCCCCTGGATTGGGCCGTGCCCATTCCGGCCGGCACCCGCGCCACGGCGGACGGGCAACTGATGTGGGCGCTGGACGAAACCGCCGTGATCAATGCGGGCGAGACCAGCATCGATGCCCTGGCCACGTGCTCCGTTGCCGGGACCATCGGCAACGGTCTGGTCGCCGGCCAGATCAACCAGTTGGTGGACCCGGTGGCCTATATCTCCAAGGTGGCCAATGTGGCGGTCTCCCTGGGCGGCACGGACGTGGAAGGCGACGAACGATACCGCCAGCGGGTGCAGCTCGCTCCGGAGCGGTTGGCCGTGTGCGGCCCGGCCGGCGCGTACCGGTATCACGCTCTCACTGCGCACCAGGATGTATCCGACGTGGCTGTGGTCTCTCCGGAGCCCGGCCGCGTGGATGTCTACCCGCTCTGCAACGGCGCGCCGCCGTCAACCGAGATCCTTACGGCGGTGCGCGCCGCCCTGACGCACGAGGAAGTGCGGCCCCTGACCGACGTGGTCCGGGTGCTGCCGCCGGAGCCCGTGGCCTACGATGTGGATTGCACCTGGTGGATCGATCCTGGCGACGCGGCGCAGGTGGCCGTGATTCAGAACCGGGTGGCCACGGCGGCCAAGAATTATGTTGCCTGGCAGGCGTCCCGGTTGGGCCGGGACCTCAATCCGTCGCGCTTGACGGCCATGCTGGTGGAGGCCGGCGCGTCCCAGGTGGACGTGGCCCTGCCCGTGGCCATCGGCCTGGCTGCCCATGAGCTGGCCACGGTGGGCTCTGTGCGGTGCGTCTTTGGAGGGATTAAGGGATGA
- a CDS encoding GPW/gp25 family protein, translating to MDFIVDTGQPAAVVVGASGVEEILQNVRTILTTIRGTVPLDRTFGVPITFLDRPLPEAMAEYTGAAIDEIEMREPRCTVVSVDFQPRQAEAMDGRLYPVVRIAIRGDYE from the coding sequence ATGGATTTCATTGTGGACACAGGGCAGCCAGCGGCCGTTGTTGTCGGCGCGTCCGGGGTGGAGGAGATCCTGCAGAACGTGCGCACGATCCTGACCACGATCCGCGGCACGGTCCCCCTGGACCGCACGTTCGGCGTGCCCATCACCTTCCTGGACAGGCCGCTGCCCGAGGCCATGGCCGAGTACACCGGGGCCGCCATTGACGAGATCGAAATGCGTGAGCCCCGCTGCACCGTGGTCAGTGTGGACTTCCAGCCGCGCCAGGCTGAGGCCATGGACGGCCGCCTGTATCCGGTGGTGCGGATCGCCATCAGGGGGGACTATGAGTAG
- a CDS encoding phage tail protein yields the protein MQVGSFGPLVFRVSDSEVFTPQDFRRRRTAQFAEHAVVDGLARLQHLGTSLAEIGFKVQLDHTFTDVQARLGEVDALIDAGDHHALAIAGRRLGRFVLTESAEKAKSMAPGRVLWVELELKFKEYN from the coding sequence ATGCAGGTCGGCAGCTTTGGTCCGCTCGTGTTCCGGGTCAGCGATTCCGAAGTCTTCACGCCGCAGGATTTTCGCCGGCGGCGGACGGCGCAGTTTGCCGAGCACGCCGTGGTCGACGGCCTGGCCAGGCTGCAACACCTCGGGACTTCGCTTGCGGAGATCGGCTTCAAGGTCCAGCTCGACCACACCTTTACCGACGTGCAGGCCCGCCTGGGCGAAGTGGACGCCTTGATTGACGCCGGAGATCACCACGCCCTCGCCATTGCCGGCCGGCGGCTCGGCCGCTTCGTGCTGACGGAAAGCGCGGAGAAGGCCAAGAGCATGGCCCCTGGCAGAGTCCTCTGGGTCGAGCTGGAGCTCAAGTTCAAGGAGTACAACTAG
- a CDS encoding phage major tail tube protein → MANVNKIPEKTITFNVYKDGAVLMGVATVELPQLQAMTEPLSGAGIAGEIDSPTLGQFQSMSAKLAFRTKTANFIQLQAPEYHHLDLRAAVQHHDGGTGKIEVISERVILRGMPKSASLGKFETAKPQDSELELEISYLKYVQDGQEILELDKLNYIFMVDGTDHLAAVRAAVGEEA, encoded by the coding sequence ATGGCCAATGTGAACAAGATCCCCGAGAAAACCATCACCTTCAACGTCTACAAGGACGGGGCCGTGCTGATGGGCGTGGCCACGGTCGAGCTGCCACAACTGCAGGCCATGACCGAGCCCCTGTCCGGCGCAGGAATCGCCGGCGAAATAGACAGCCCCACTCTGGGGCAGTTCCAGTCCATGAGCGCGAAGCTGGCCTTCCGGACCAAGACGGCGAACTTCATCCAGCTCCAGGCCCCCGAGTACCACCACCTCGATCTGCGCGCCGCTGTGCAGCACCACGACGGCGGCACCGGTAAAATCGAAGTCATTTCCGAGCGGGTCATCCTGCGCGGCATGCCCAAGAGCGCATCCCTCGGCAAGTTCGAGACGGCCAAGCCGCAGGACTCGGAGCTCGAGCTCGAGATTTCCTACCTGAAGTACGTCCAGGACGGGCAGGAGATCCTCGAACTCGACAAGCTGAACTACATCTTCATGGTCGACGGCACGGACCATCTGGCCGCTGTGCGTGCCGCGGTCGGCGAGGAGGCATAA
- a CDS encoding phage portal protein — protein MRKQLVTRRASRAKHARRHSASLQGALSNWTNSIVSRREAERQIERSAERALDLYHNDAMAHGVLESLVVESVGIGLTPQPAPRADWLDLTAEWEAEFQTATARCWEEWGLDCRHWCDATRRLNIYGLQALAYFQWKLLGVGVFQVIAKPRPGAPFSTCLLPIDPFRLVTPSDLAESDIYDGVQIDADGEPEKVWIRKPGALSMRPPSSDCASYDVFDQKTGLPRFLLVCDVRNVAEYRQDSLLGPMIGEIRHSNDLAEAAVVGAMVRNLFTLFINDFGQGAVDRNTPWHQRVMELEKGTVLFGSGKEKPTFFQPDAAPSRYSEMFGAIIDRLGMSTGRGAENVLRKFQASYSASKASMEKADQFNEFEHRVLNDQFNQPVWSWILYEAALRNRVPLKPQEYLRNLYAYSCCEHLAQPMRQIDREKGAKASVLELGSHTTSYREIYGRMGRNWRSGLRQVAQEKAFIKELEAEFDVDMSSYTIPDAVWKTDEASEETNESE, from the coding sequence ATGAGGAAGCAGCTCGTCACCCGCCGCGCATCCCGCGCAAAGCACGCCCGCCGGCACAGCGCGTCTCTCCAGGGGGCGCTGTCCAACTGGACGAACTCGATTGTCAGCAGGCGCGAAGCCGAGCGGCAGATCGAGCGTTCCGCAGAGCGCGCCCTCGATCTCTACCACAACGACGCCATGGCGCATGGCGTGCTCGAGTCGCTCGTTGTGGAATCCGTGGGCATCGGCCTGACGCCGCAACCTGCCCCCAGGGCGGACTGGCTCGACCTTACGGCGGAGTGGGAAGCGGAGTTCCAGACGGCCACGGCTCGCTGCTGGGAAGAGTGGGGTCTTGACTGCCGCCATTGGTGCGACGCCACGCGCCGCCTGAATATTTATGGCCTGCAGGCGCTCGCCTACTTCCAGTGGAAGCTGCTGGGGGTGGGCGTCTTCCAGGTCATAGCGAAGCCCCGGCCCGGAGCCCCGTTCTCGACGTGTCTCCTTCCCATCGATCCTTTCCGGCTCGTCACCCCCTCCGACCTGGCAGAGAGTGACATCTACGACGGTGTCCAGATCGACGCGGACGGCGAGCCGGAAAAGGTCTGGATCCGCAAACCGGGCGCGTTGTCCATGCGCCCCCCCTCCTCCGACTGCGCATCGTACGACGTGTTCGACCAGAAAACCGGCCTGCCCCGGTTTCTTCTCGTCTGCGACGTCCGCAACGTTGCCGAGTACCGGCAGGATTCTCTGCTGGGGCCGATGATCGGCGAGATCCGCCACTCCAACGACCTGGCGGAAGCCGCCGTTGTGGGCGCCATGGTGCGCAACCTCTTCACCCTCTTCATCAACGACTTCGGGCAAGGGGCTGTCGATCGCAACACGCCCTGGCATCAACGGGTGATGGAGCTGGAGAAAGGGACCGTGCTGTTCGGATCCGGCAAGGAGAAGCCGACCTTCTTCCAGCCGGACGCGGCCCCCTCCCGGTACTCCGAAATGTTCGGGGCCATTATCGACCGGCTCGGCATGTCCACCGGCCGCGGCGCGGAAAACGTGCTGCGGAAGTTCCAGGCCAGCTACTCCGCAAGCAAGGCCTCCATGGAGAAGGCGGACCAGTTCAACGAGTTCGAGCACCGGGTGCTCAATGACCAGTTCAATCAGCCGGTGTGGTCCTGGATCCTCTACGAGGCGGCCCTGCGCAACCGCGTGCCGCTCAAGCCGCAGGAGTACCTGCGCAACCTCTACGCCTACAGCTGCTGCGAGCACCTGGCCCAACCCATGCGCCAGATCGATCGGGAGAAGGGGGCCAAGGCCTCCGTACTTGAGCTTGGCAGCCACACCACCAGCTACCGAGAGATATACGGCCGTATGGGCCGCAACTGGAGGTCCGGTCTGCGCCAGGTGGCCCAGGAAAAGGCGTTCATCAAGGAGCTGGAGGCCGAATTTGACGTGGACATGAGCTCCTACACGATACCCGACGCCGTGTGGAAGACGGACGAAGCGAGCGAGGAAACGAATGAAAGCGAATAG
- a CDS encoding phage tail assembly protein has protein sequence MAKKQITKTITLSEPITVGDNEVTELTMRRCLVRDRLEAQRAAGPDATSGEIEVTLFGLLCDVPSEEIMDMPDGDYELLMEAYRFLKVSRPQVPKLEAESEI, from the coding sequence ATGGCGAAGAAACAAATCACCAAGACCATCACGCTGTCGGAGCCCATCACCGTGGGCGACAACGAAGTGACTGAGCTGACCATGCGCCGCTGCCTGGTGCGGGACCGTCTCGAAGCACAGCGGGCGGCCGGCCCGGACGCAACCTCCGGAGAAATCGAGGTCACCCTGTTCGGGCTGCTTTGCGACGTGCCTTCCGAGGAAATCATGGACATGCCCGATGGCGATTACGAGCTGCTGATGGAGGCCTACCGTTTTTTGAAAGTGAGCCGCCCCCAGGTTCCCAAGCTGGAGGCGGAATCGGAAATCTGA
- a CDS encoding phage tail protein: MAKNDLIRIDTFHAEKALEELNDVLSLVPGGMQKATCRALSKTIKGMRTDVVRKIREDYNVPAKDVRSKMTIVNPRPADKYPRALLRAEGRMSVPLFRYGARPRVPVAAGGRRPKQGVSVQVKKTSGRKVVGGSFVQASGSGAQVYKRVGSDQYPLRVLFGPSHLQALKDEGNQFELQELAEERLQKNVIHEAEYVLQQAGLR, from the coding sequence ATGGCGAAAAACGATCTGATCCGGATCGATACCTTCCATGCGGAGAAGGCGCTGGAAGAGCTCAACGACGTGTTGTCGCTGGTTCCGGGCGGAATGCAAAAGGCCACCTGCAGGGCCTTGTCCAAAACGATCAAGGGCATGCGCACCGACGTGGTGCGGAAGATCCGCGAAGACTACAACGTGCCGGCCAAAGACGTGCGCAGCAAGATGACCATCGTCAACCCGAGGCCTGCGGACAAGTACCCCCGCGCCCTGCTCCGGGCGGAAGGACGGATGTCCGTGCCGCTGTTCCGCTACGGCGCCCGGCCCCGCGTTCCTGTGGCCGCTGGCGGCCGTCGCCCCAAGCAAGGCGTGTCCGTCCAGGTGAAGAAGACGTCCGGCCGCAAGGTCGTGGGCGGCTCCTTTGTCCAGGCCTCCGGAAGCGGAGCGCAGGTCTACAAGCGGGTGGGCTCTGACCAGTATCCCTTGCGCGTACTTTTCGGGCCGAGCCACCTGCAGGCCCTCAAAGACGAGGGCAATCAGTTCGAGCTGCAGGAGCTCGCCGAAGAGCGTCTGCAAAAGAACGTCATCCACGAGGCTGAATATGTGCTGCAGCAGGCGGGGCTCCGATGA
- a CDS encoding phage late control D family protein, producing the protein MQSRAATIQLRYLGRDISGDIAPFVKSFAYTDNAHGQADDLRIDMDDRDHLWKGDWLPRKGDTVSASIICLEGWDGPGSSPVSIPCGSFQVDEVEISVGSGDTISLKAVSSMTQNTIRKEVKTRAWENGSLRQVFLDISEQAGFELSWQADDVQFSRLDQRAETDIAFMKRVADEFGLNLKINDATIIVFAGERYDAKPASFSISRGQSNLRTLNLRTKATDVYKACEVSYHDPKDKQLKTYTFTPPDSPAGSRVLRVNQIAEDVAMAEKKAKAALRKKNQQEVEGDVALMGEPRLLAGMNLSLSGFRRFDGIYAVEQVRHGFDRSAGYTTSAKIRKTLTW; encoded by the coding sequence ATGCAATCTAGAGCCGCCACGATCCAGCTCCGTTATCTCGGCAGGGACATCTCGGGGGACATTGCGCCATTCGTGAAGAGCTTTGCCTACACGGACAACGCCCACGGCCAGGCCGATGACCTGCGCATCGACATGGATGATCGGGACCACCTCTGGAAAGGCGACTGGCTGCCCCGCAAGGGCGATACGGTCTCCGCTTCCATCATCTGCCTGGAGGGCTGGGACGGTCCGGGATCGAGCCCGGTGTCGATACCCTGTGGCTCCTTCCAGGTCGACGAGGTGGAAATCTCGGTGGGGAGCGGCGACACCATTTCTTTGAAAGCGGTCAGCTCCATGACCCAGAACACCATCCGCAAAGAGGTCAAGACCAGGGCGTGGGAGAACGGCAGCCTCCGCCAGGTGTTTCTGGACATCTCGGAGCAGGCTGGATTCGAGCTTTCCTGGCAGGCGGACGACGTGCAGTTCTCCCGGCTCGACCAGCGGGCAGAGACCGACATCGCCTTCATGAAGCGCGTTGCGGATGAATTCGGGCTGAACCTCAAGATCAACGACGCAACGATCATCGTTTTTGCCGGCGAAAGGTACGACGCCAAGCCCGCTTCCTTCTCCATTTCGCGGGGGCAGAGCAATCTCAGGACGTTGAACCTGCGGACCAAGGCCACGGACGTCTACAAGGCCTGCGAGGTCTCCTACCACGATCCCAAAGACAAGCAGCTCAAGACGTACACGTTCACCCCGCCGGACTCCCCAGCGGGGAGCCGTGTTCTGCGGGTGAACCAGATCGCCGAAGACGTGGCCATGGCCGAGAAAAAGGCCAAGGCCGCGCTCCGCAAGAAGAACCAGCAGGAGGTCGAGGGAGACGTCGCGTTGATGGGAGAGCCCAGGCTCCTTGCCGGCATGAATCTCAGCCTGTCCGGGTTCCGGCGGTTCGATGGAATTTACGCAGTGGAGCAGGTGCGCCACGGATTCGACAGAAGCGCGGGCTACACCACGTCCGCAAAAATACGGAAGACCCTCACATGGTAA
- the sppA gene encoding signal peptide peptidase SppA, which translates to MKANRAPRAFSALVGEVWALEPNKMEQVADFAQAMLEGRAGNGEIFAQLAGESDGANRPYAIVDGVAVIPVAGVIARRLNLFQAFSGGCSTELVGKQVRQAANDDLVRAIVLDIDSPGGGVFGLNDLAGTIASVSEAGKPVVAHTSELMCSAAYWIGSAAQEMICTADAQVGSIGVAAMHFDYSERDRKEGVRRTVLYAGHYKRLASDEKPLSEEGREYLQERVDNYYSLFVDAVARHRGMSVEDVLEKLADGSTHIGHEALSRGFVHSVGNLEFAISRALELSESPNQEEQEEHMSTGTSSAGDTDARGGDSGVLDLSTVTAAQLSAANPELAAELQARGASAERARVVELLGAQAGAETTLEAVQSGADPKEFYKAALAAERKGQTEALAEFEKTMSESAGQDGKDLSASEADGFEGLVAAHMDAAKCSKGEALIAVARRHPNAHAAWLAGKNGGAE; encoded by the coding sequence ATGAAAGCGAATAGAGCACCGAGAGCCTTCTCCGCCCTTGTTGGCGAGGTGTGGGCGCTGGAGCCGAACAAGATGGAGCAGGTGGCGGACTTCGCTCAGGCCATGCTCGAGGGCCGCGCCGGCAATGGCGAGATCTTCGCGCAACTGGCCGGGGAGTCAGATGGGGCCAACCGCCCTTACGCGATCGTCGATGGCGTGGCCGTCATTCCCGTCGCCGGGGTCATCGCCCGCCGCCTGAATCTTTTTCAGGCCTTCTCCGGCGGCTGCAGCACAGAGCTTGTCGGCAAGCAGGTCCGCCAGGCGGCGAATGACGATCTGGTGCGGGCCATCGTGCTCGATATCGATTCGCCCGGCGGCGGCGTGTTCGGCCTCAACGACCTGGCCGGCACCATCGCCAGTGTGAGCGAAGCCGGCAAGCCGGTGGTGGCGCACACGTCCGAGCTGATGTGCTCCGCCGCGTACTGGATCGGATCTGCAGCGCAGGAAATGATCTGCACCGCGGACGCGCAAGTGGGATCCATCGGCGTGGCCGCCATGCACTTCGACTACTCCGAGCGCGACCGGAAAGAGGGCGTCCGCCGGACTGTTCTCTACGCCGGCCACTACAAGCGGCTGGCTTCCGACGAGAAGCCGCTCTCCGAAGAAGGGCGCGAGTATCTGCAGGAGCGCGTCGACAACTACTACTCCCTGTTTGTTGACGCCGTGGCCCGCCATCGCGGGATGTCCGTCGAGGACGTCCTCGAGAAGCTGGCCGACGGCTCGACCCATATAGGCCACGAAGCCCTTTCGCGGGGTTTCGTCCATTCCGTCGGCAACCTGGAGTTCGCCATTTCGCGAGCCCTGGAGCTGTCCGAATCACCCAATCAGGAAGAACAGGAGGAACACATGTCCACCGGAACCTCTTCCGCTGGTGACACCGACGCCCGTGGCGGCGATTCCGGTGTCCTGGATCTGTCCACCGTGACCGCCGCACAGCTTTCCGCGGCAAACCCGGAGCTCGCTGCCGAGCTGCAGGCCCGCGGCGCGTCCGCAGAGCGCGCCCGCGTGGTGGAGTTGCTCGGGGCGCAGGCCGGAGCGGAAACGACCCTCGAGGCGGTCCAGTCCGGCGCAGACCCCAAGGAGTTCTACAAGGCCGCTCTGGCCGCCGAACGCAAGGGGCAGACCGAGGCCCTGGCGGAGTTCGAGAAAACCATGTCCGAGTCCGCCGGCCAGGACGGGAAGGATCTGTCCGCCTCGGAGGCTGACGGCTTCGAAGGCCTTGTCGCGGCCCACATGGACGCGGCGAAGTGCAGCAAGGGCGAGGCGCTCATCGCCGTAGCCCGCCGTCACCCCAACGCCCACGCGGCCTGGCTCGCCGGCAAGAACGGAGGTGCTGAGTAA